The following coding sequences lie in one Spinacia oleracea cultivar Varoflay chromosome 1, BTI_SOV_V1, whole genome shotgun sequence genomic window:
- the LOC110802726 gene encoding auxin-binding protein ABP19a, which translates to MNNLVVFFALSLLVYVSHAIELDFCVGDTTLPRGPQGYACKDPANVTTDDFVFTGFRGERTTTNMFRYNVTLAFVNQFPALNGLGISMARLDFGVGGVIPVHSHRTSEIITVIRGSIIAGFIDASNTAYYRRLEVGDVMIFPQSMLHFQINVGTTPATAIVSLNGANPAVQFTMDSLFAGNLPANIAEQITLLSNEEVTRMRRSFDNA; encoded by the coding sequence ATGAATAACCTTGTTGTGTTCTTCGCCCTTTCTCTCTTGGTTTATGTCTCTCATGCTATTGAGCTCGACTTCTGTGTAGGAGATACTACTCTCCCCAGGGGTCCACAAGGATACGCTTGCAAGGATCCTGCTAATGTCACTACAGATGACTTTGTTTTCACTGGCTTTCGTGGTGAACGAACCACCACAAACATGTTTAGATATAATGTGACCCTTGCATTTGTAAATCAATTCCCTGCTTTGAATGGATTAGGTATTTCTATGGCAAGATTAGACTTCGGTGTTGGTGGAGTTATTCCAGTTCACTCACACCGAACATCAGAAATTATAACCGTAATCAGAGGGTCAATAATTGCAGGATTCATTGATGCAAGCAATACTGCGTATTATAGAAGACTCGAGGTTGGTGACGTTATGATCTTTCCACAAtccatgcttcattttcaaATTAATGTTGGTACAACTCCAGCTACTGCAATTGTTAGCTTGAACGGAGCAAATCCGGCAGTTCAATTTACAATGGACTCCTTATTTGCCGGCAATTTACCTGCTAATATAGCTGAGCAAATTACACTTCTAAGTAACGAGGAGGTCACGAGGATGAGGAGGTCATTTGACAATGCTTAA
- the LOC130465498 gene encoding uncharacterized protein encodes MKERTPCRLALEDKVSGNNIVVADGMVQPSDGALPQHFTSMKPGHYKVQVDFVYDGHVDDILPVPTGDGFTNLGGALGSFVQWPIHLVIFEDGEDCTSPPKKKSKPNVSKERDGSSKKKTTVLAAQKKTTDLASKFIMTSAPDDIYDNTTIPLAASVWHSDFDQETYITASDI; translated from the exons ATGAAGGAAAGGACTCCATGTCGTCTTGCCCTTGAGGATAAAGTTTCGGGCAACAACATTGTCGTGGCGGATGGTATGGTACAACCCTCAGATGGTGCATTGCCCCAACATTTTACATCGATGAAGCCTGGTCACTATAAAGTCCAAGTTGATTTTGTTTACGACGGACATGTTGATGATATTCTTCCGGTACCTACGGGAGATGGTTTCACTAACTTAGGCGGTGCTCTGGGTAGTTTTGTGCAATGGCCCATACACTTAGTGATTTTCGAAGACGGCGAG gATTGTACTTCACCTCCTAAAAAGAAGTCCAAGCCTAATGTTTCTAAAGAGAGGGATGGTAGCTCCAAGAAAAAGACAACGGTATTAGCGGCCCAAAAGAAGACAACAGACTTAGCATCCAAG TTTATCATGACTTCGGCGCCTGATGATATATATGATAATACTACCATCCCATTGGCGGCCTCAGTTTGGCACTCGGATTTTGATCAAGAAACATACATAACTGCGTCTGATATATGA